The Micropterus dolomieu isolate WLL.071019.BEF.003 ecotype Adirondacks linkage group LG23, ASM2129224v1, whole genome shotgun sequence DNA window TTGGAGTCAGGAGGCCGTTTTCAATGGAGAACATCTCGTTGTGGATGTAGATGTTCTTcacctttaaaatgtaaaagaatataaatgtgtttgaatGAAACCAAGATTCTTCAGAGTGTCCCCCAAGTAATTACAAGCCTTCTACGAGCAGACAAGTGTTTACAATTGCAGTATATTACCACAGACTACTTACTTTACATTAACTgctgcagtttttatttttactgtagcTCAACTGCATCAATTTGTGAATAAATGCAATACTCAAGGACCCTATAAAGACATTGCAACATAATCAAACAGCCCTTACTGTGACAGTTCACTGTGACTCGGGTTTagttatttgtattattttgttttggggggtttctcttcttctctgtgtgtgcatgtttgtgtgtgtgtgtgggtcacCTCATTACCATGCTGCCTCACTCTACAAGCTACAGCTCGCCAGCCGCCATCACCACAACTACATCACACAATCCAATCCTCCACCTGTAAACTCTGGATGCTCTTCACCCCCCACTACCTTTGCAGATTAGTTTGTTAATAAACTCTTTTTGTTGCACTTCACTTTAACGAGTCTGTATCTGCCCCTGGGTCTGGCCACCACCAAACCTAAAAGTTAACTTGAGATACTGCTGGCATATATTAGGTCGCACTGTAGCTTTAAGACCAATAATTCACTTAATTAATTTTCTAaagataagaaaaatacagctaCAACAGAAGGCAGGCCAAATATTAACTACCTACCTGCTCAAAAGAGTGGAGGCCACTAGCCTTGCCCAGACGCACCAAATCTTCAAGGACTGCCTTCTTTAATTCCTGTTGATAAAAGAATAAAGTTATCTTCAGTATCTTCAGCATCTATCATTAACAGCGTTTGAAGCATATGAGCCTTGTGCCACATACTGTGTTTTTACAGAGGTCCTTGTAGGTGCCTAATATGCCTTTTTTCTTTGCCCACTCCGGCATGACTTCAGGGTCAGGAACCACAATTCCCACCAAACAGGACTGTGaagagcaaacacaaacataagaTGAAAAAAGTCAAAAGATTATGTGCTAGCTCAGCTTATAAATGAGCACCAGATGGGCAATCATGTTTTTGATTTGTACCGTCTTTTAGTAGGGTATATCAAACTATTTGAATTAATTAAGGTCTATAGAACATTAAgatggtgtgtgtatgttcttACCTGCAGGCTATCGCCATGAACATAGAGCTGTGCCACAGGTTGACTCCTAATGTAGATGTTCTCAATCTTTTCAGGGGAGATGTACTCGCCCTGTGCCAACTTGAAGATGTGCTTCTTCCTGTCAATGATCTTCAGTGTGCCATTCTACAAGAGGGGAGCGGTTGAATAAATGACAAGAAAAAACAGGATGAAAAATCTGTGGAGGTCCtcatgtaaaaaacaacaacaatgggTTATTTTAAGCAAATGCTGAATAAcctaaaatactgaaatattatGCCTAAATAATGGAGGCTGACATGAGCTGTATGTACATACAGGTAACCATTTGCCGATGTCTCCACTGTGAAGCCACCCGTCTGCGTCCAGCGTCTCGGCCGTCCTCTCCGGGTCTTTGAGGTAGCCCTTAAACACATTAGGTCCCTTCACACAAACCTGCATAGGAGATTAGAAAAGGGTCGAGGTGAGAGGaagatttatttgtatttgtatgaaaTCATAATACCTTTTTATTCTTATAAAAGATACATGTTCTTATATTTTAGGACACTTTATTCTCTAAAATCTGTGGAATTTAATGGATTGACAAGGTTTATGGGACTTGCATTTCTCAATAGTAATGAAGTTTCTTTGCACTGCATGTCAATTCCTAGATAAAAACACCTTTCTGTAGCAATACTTTTTTGACGTTGCTGTTTTATGCATCTCATCTCCTGTTCgccttgtttcttcttcttggaATTTTAAGATATTCAAGTCAAAGCAacattgtaaaattttaaatgaagttAACTCTCAGGCTTGttatgaacacacaaacatttcttttgtcaAAGAAATCATGTTGCTtacctctccctctcccttagAAGCAAAATAATTCTTTTCAGGAACATCCACCAGTTTGATGAGGTTACAAGGCAGAGGGGCCCCGACGTGACCTATTGACGGGGTaagaaaaagcaaaataatttaaaaaactcaacaaattaacattttcttcccccccccctttctgtCACAATCTCCCTCCTTTCCCTACTGTTATTTaatctttttcatgtttttttttggttgatTTCCAGCTAAAAATCTAATATTTGATTGATGACTGTCTTCAGAGAAAGACACGCAGGCCAATTCATCAACAGCCTTAAGTCTATACCATAGAAATTACTTGGAAAATTACCATTAATGCCAAGAGTATTAACACAACAATGCAGCACGCTAGAGGCAGTTTCAACAGCAGCTTACAACAGCTGCTCTtctttttcatctgtttgttaATGTTGGCAAGCACCCCTAACAGCTCTTTCTGCTATCAGTCTCACCCTTCCAGGCCTCTGCCTTTTGCCTTGATCTACTGTCTAGGGCACACTCCACCCACCTCACCCCCCAACTCTTGCTCTATTTCCACTGAGTGGGAGCTATAAAATTTGGAGCCTGAGTGTCTGATCACTTACATCAATATCCGAGTGACAATTTTGACCACCTCACCAACATTTTTTCATGTCAAGGGGATTCAGGGAGCAGCAATGAGTTCATCAGctttatagacatattgaccTCAGTTACAGTATTCCAGCATGGGAGTTGTTTATTCCTTGGAGTCATGACTCAGCCACTCCACTTTTAGACCTTTGAACTGAGCCTCTAGTTAGGTAAACAAGTTCAGAAAGTCGGGCAGAGATAGGTTTCTGTATGTCTTTCCATTGCATAAAACACTTGACGCTTACCTGGGGTCCAGTCTCCAGGTGTGGTGAAGGTGCAGCCAGCTGTGCACTCTGTCTGGCCGTACGCCTCGTACACCTACACACAGACAATGTTGCGTGAAGGACTCAAGTGCACCACACACTAAATTTATGTGTGAATATGTTTAAAAGCATGTGGATCAGTGCATATTCTTTATGCAGGTTGTACATAAATGTGTTCCTGTCTTTGTGAGGACTAATTTGAGTTTCAGACTTTCAGAGTGGGGACTGTTCCTGATCCCCACATCTTAAATTGGCTGTTTGATGGTTCAGATATTGCTTCAGGGTTAAACCTGCAAAAGCTGATTTTCTTtagccacttgggggcagtggaaacaagttgtgaacaaaacactgacacacaattaccttttaagttgatctggcaaacttgttagcaaagaGTTGATTATTCTCACATCTCGCatttacagagcaacattatcattcatttggagttatGTGTCTGGCAAACTGGCTAATTTAAGTCCactattcactctcttttagttCAGTTTTTTTGTCTCTACCAACTCTTTTTCCTTGTAAACACCNNNNNNNNNNNNNNNNNNNNNNNNNNNNNNNNNNNNNNNNNNNNNNNNNNNNNNNNNNNNNNNNNNNNNNNNNNNNNNNNNNNNNNNNNNNNNNNNNNNNTTTTGGTTGATTTCCAGCTAAAAATCTAATATTTGATTGATGACTGTCTTCAGAGAAAGACACGCAGGCCAATTCATCAACAGCCTTAAGTCTATACCATAGAAATTACTTGGAAAATTACCATTAATGCCAAGAGTATTAACACAACAATGCAGCACGCTAGAGGCAGTTTCAACAGCAGCTTACAACAGCTGCTCTtctttttcatctgtttgttaATGTTGGCAAGCACCCCTAACAGCTCTTTCTGCTATCAGTCTCACCCTTCCAGGCCTCTGCCTTTTGCCTTGATCTACTGTCTAGGGCACACTCCACCCACCTCACCCCCCAACTCTTGCTCTATTTCCACTGAGTGGGAGCTATAAAATTTGGAGCCTGAGTGTCTGATCACTTACATCAATATCCGAGTGACAATTTTGACCACCTCACCAACATTTTTTCATGTCAAGGGGATTCAGGGAGCAGCAATGAGTTCATCAGctttatagacatattgaccTCAGTTACAGTATTCCAGCATGGGAGTTGTTTATTCCTTGGAGTCATGACTCAGCCACTCCACTTTTAGACCTTTGAACTGAGCCTCTAGTTAGGTAAACAAGTTCAGAAAGTCGGGCAGAGATAGGTTTCTGTATGTCTTTCCATTGCATAAAACACTTGACGCTTACCTGGGGTCCAGTCTCCAGGTGTGGTGAAGGTGCAGCCAGCTGTGCACTCTGTCTGGCCGTACGCCTCGTACACCTACACACAGACAATGTTGCGTGAAGGACTCAAGTGCACCACACACTAAATTTATGTGTGAATATGTTTAAAAGCATGTGGATCAGTGCATATTCTTTATGCAGGTTGTACATAAATGTGTTCCTGTCTTTGTGAGGACTAATTTGAGTTTCAGACTTTCAGAGTGGGGACTGTTCCTGATCCCCACATCTTAAATTGGCTGTTTGATGGTTCAGATATTGCTTCAGGGTTAAACCTGCAAAAGCTGATTTTCTTtagccacttgggggcagtggaaacaagttgtgaacaaaacactgacacacaattaccttttaagttgatctggcaaacttgttagcaaagaGTTGATTATTCTCACATCTCGCatttacagagcaacattatcattcatttggagttatGTGTCTGGCAAACTGGCTAATTTAAGTCCactattcactctcttttagttCAGTTTTTTTGTCTCTACCAACTCTTTTTCCTTGTAAACACCTGTCTGCAGTGGCTGAAAATAACactatgagagcagtgagagtgatcCAGTGAACAGCAAAGCTGATGGCTAaaaaatgagctgaaactcactacAACGCTCTGTAATGTTgaagggagctgcagattcagattaGGTTAAGGATAGGATAAGTGTAACTGACCGCTTGGAGTCATTTAAAGTGTATTGATTTCAGTGAATATAATTTTATATctgtaaaagcttttttaatCCTATTATGGTGTTAACATGGGCAGATCACTTCACGCAGGTACCAGTAGCGTCCAACAGTGGGCAGCGTATTTTCTGCCACTAGGCTAAAATACCCCCTGTGAAGACTGTAGATAACCCCGTACTTACCCGTTTACGGTTTGTTGCAAACCACAAAAAATAGCGGGGCGAGCAGACACGGAGCACATGCTAGAGACGCCAACATATTGAAGATTGTAATAAAGCCAAAACAAAGGAAACTGCCCGTCCTAAGTTTAACGGCCTTGGGAAGCGGAATGAGGCGTGTATAGTGTAATTGTCTATTTGCGGGTGCTGCGGAAGTGAAGTTGTTCGTGTTGTTTAATGCTGAGCATGTATTGATGAAGAGTCATTTAGTTTTGAAGTATTATTCCACTGTGTTTTAAAGGttattgtgtatatgtgtatagcGTGTGTAGtttaatttgtgtatttaattatttgttatttcatGTGATTTTAGCGCAAGTAATGTGTATGAAAGTacttatatattttgtatagtTTTATAGTTTTTACGGTGCTTACTAAGATATTGGACATCATGaattgaaagaaataaagaaatccgtAAAAGGCATCAGCAGAGACTCTCTGCATCTTGCTTAACCCACCGAGGGCAGTTACAATAAGTGTTTTGGTTAGGCATGTACTTCTGgtggttagggttagggctaagtacaaatgtgtgtgtgtgtgtgtgtgtgtgtgtgtgtgtgtgtgtgtgtgaatatgtctgtctctgtgtgtgtctctgtgtgcatgtgtgtgtctgacctgGCAGCCCAGAGCTGCTCTGAGAAATCCCAGCACAGTGGGTGAGGTAGGAGCTGCTCCTGTTATAATCATCCTCAGCCTTCCTCCCAGACTGGCCTATACAGCAGAGAAACACATTATTAATACAGTGGGCGCTTATTAATACAGAGGGCACTAAAAACAATCCAGGAATGCTATTTATATTGGATTTTAAAGAATGAATTTTTTCCTCAATCAGCTTAGTATGAGCGAAGGGGTCCAACATGAACGCACAACTTTCTGCCAACGTTTTGGTTATTTTACATGAGAGTTGAAATAAATTTGCAGCTGAAACCGTCTGTTTCTATTACCACATACGTCATCTGAGCAGTCATTGTCACAGTGGACCTTTGTTAAAGTAAACTACAGTGAACAGTGTCTATTTGCAGGGTGTGTTCGGACAGGAAATATGCTCCTTTTAGACAGCAATTTTTCTGTGCAAAtctataaaaactaaaaacaaagaccCTTGCTGATACAAAAATGATCCAGTCAGTGAATATCAACTAGATGTGATGTTCATTTGTGCCACCGCTCTCAAGGCCAGACACTCAGAAATGCCTGGAGTGCATTAGTAAGATCATTGCATCATTTCTCTGAACTTTGTCAGAAGggtataaaatataacaaaaataccAACCCATTCCTAATCCATAGAAATTGAAAATCAGCATGGGTGGTTTTTAGGGTGGCAGATTTAGCTCAGGGAGAGGAAATACTATTTACCTGAATCTTACTGAAGAATATTTTGTCCCAGATGCTGTCACTGCGAATGATCCCACTGCTGACTTCAGCACCTTTTCTTTTTGCAGCAAAGTTGAGCAGCCAACGCTTCAATGGGGTGTTAGCCTGGCTGAAGATCTGCAcaggagacaaagacaaaatatgtGTTTCTTTTGGTTGGGGACAGTACCCTTCTCATTCCAGCTGCTGAAAATATGTATTATGTAAATAGCACCAGAATGATCAGAAAGCAGGTAACACTACCctaagtgtaaaaacaaaactctgATTTCTCCTCTCACATTATTCTAAGTAACAACTGGCTTACAATTTATAGATTTTTATTACGGTAAATGCATTTCCGAGGAAACTCAAAATTAAAACGCATTAGTCATCGTTGTTAAGCAACACTTGATGACATCCCTAAACCACAGCTACAGTACTGGATGGAAAAAAGCACGACTAgacaatttaattcaattttaaaaccacaaatcCTAGGGGAGTAGGGGACAGTTTACCCAAACACAGCTGATTTTCTTTAGTAGAACAACTCACAATGAATGACTTGCTTCATCACCAGCAGAACAAGCGAACAACAGTTTCTTTAAAAGCCGTTTCTCTTTATCTCACCTTGTCGTACATGCGGTTGAGCAGTCGAGGCACCACAGGGAAAATGGTCGGCCGCAGGGCCTTCATGTCATCTGGGAGAAGACGGATGTCGCCCTGGTAGAACCCGATCCGTCCTCCATGGCAGTACACCACAGACTGCagagacatacacacaaatagtGAGCTTAACCTCATTAGCTTTGTGGTAGCTTTTACAGAAAAAGTCCCAACACTGACAGGTTaaatcatttgtgtttttaggtaaagtaaattttattcatatagcACTTTTCCAAACAACGCAAAGTGCATTAGGAACAAAATAAAGAGAAGAAAccctttatatttttaaaattctgtACATTATCTGGTGGATAGTGAATGCTGAGTGGCCATATTAATATAACACTGTGCACTGAATAAGAGCTACATCACAAATAGGGAAATAACTGATAAACGTGTGAGCATTTGTTGCGCATTAATGTGAGATACCAATTTATGTGTGAGTCATCATACTTGTTGTAAAGGGTGAAGGTTCTCATTCCCACACTCTCAAATCTCATGCCACTGAACAAAAAGAGGAACCGTACATTTGATGTCTCACTGTTCTATAGTGTGATGTATTAGAAAGTGCCCCATTAAGGTTGATTATTTCTTAGAAACAGTGAAGAGCTT harbors:
- the acsl6 gene encoding long-chain-fatty-acid--CoA ligase 6 isoform X3, with protein sequence MMGDSSKLLTHYHDDARTMYEVFQRGLHISGDGPCLGSRLPNQPYKWMSYKEVTARAEHLGSGLLHQGCQPNPNQFIGVFAQNRPEWIISELACYTYSMVVVPLYDTLGPDAIRFIINTADISTVICDKVEKAQVLLDNVERKETPGLRRIILMDAFDSALVDHGKGCGVHVQAIQEVEALGREHYRKPVPPSPDDLSIVCFTSGTTGNPKGVMLTHGNVVADFSGFLKVTDKVIFPNQDDCLISFLPLAHMFERLIESVVYCHGGRIGFYQGDIRLLPDDMKALRPTIFPVVPRLLNRMYDKIFSQANTPLKRWLLNFAAKRKGAEVSSGIIRSDSIWDKIFFSKIQASLGGRLRMIITGAAPTSPTVLGFLRAALGCQVYEAYGQTECTAGCTFTTPGDWTPGHVGAPLPCNLIKLVDVPEKNYFASKGEGEVCVKGPNVFKGYLKDPERTAETLDADGWLHSGDIGKWLPNGTLKIIDRKKHIFKLAQGEYISPEKIENIYIRSQPVAQLYVHGDSLQSCLVGIVVPDPEVMPEWAKKKGILGTYKDLCKNTELKKAVLEDLVRLGKASGLHSFEQVKNIYIHNEMFSIENGLLTPTLKAKRPELKEFFKGKIDQLYSSISM